Genomic window (Tolypothrix sp. NIES-4075):
TGACGCGATTTTACTTCGATACCGATCGCGCGATCGCACGAGAGTGTAAAATCAATGTTACCATCACCGCCGAATCGTTTTTCATAATCTACTTCGGTGATAAAATCGGCTAAACGCTCTTTGACAACTTCTTCACCCAGTTTTCCTTTCAGATTGTTGATAAAAACATCTCTAACTGGTGAAGTACGTTTATATTTTTCTGCCATCAACCAGCAAAAATCTCGTAGTGCTTTTAATCTTTCTCCAGAAATTATTGTCAATTCACTATATTGACCTTCGGTTTGACAATGCAGCAAACAACCGGATGACAACCTTTTGATAAAATCTGACTGTAGCGATCGCAGTAGGGTAATCCAGTCCATGCGTGATTTCTGCGATTTTTCTGAGATTATCTTATTAAAATATCAAGTCTGCTTTCATTTTTCAATTAGCTTTGAGTAATTATATTTTATTAAAAGAACCGCACACAGAAGAAGGATGAGAAAAGCTGATGAATTATTTAGGAATAGCATACGAACAGAATTATTTAAAATAAAGTCGCAAAATTTAACTTTCTCACAATAATAAAAAAACCGTCACCTTGGTAGAGACGATCAAGATGGAACGTCTATACAATATGTGTGATTTGCGCTCTGATAATATTAAAATTTGTAACCAATTTGACGTAGGAAATTCTGACGTGCTTTGACTTCATCGGCATTTTCTACTCCTCTGGGGGAAAATCCATCCACAACACCTAAAATCCCGCGTCCCTGTTGTGTTTGTGCGACAATCACTTCTACGGGATTTGCTGTCGCACAATATATATTGCAGACTTCCGGACACTGCTTGATTGCGTTTAAGAAGTTAATTGGATACGCTTGTTTCAGTAAAATTACGAAACAGTGTCCGGCAGCGATCGCTTGTGCGTTTATATTTGCTATCTGTTGAAGATGGCGATCGTTACCCGCTAATCTAATCAAGCATAATTGAGATGCTTCACAAAAAGCAATGCCAAATTTAACCTGAGGCGAACTTGCCACCATTATCTCATATAAATCTTCGACTGTTTTAATAAAGTGGGTTTGACCAACAATAATGTTACTTCCCTCCGGAATTTCCATGACAACTGATTTTATTTCCATAGAGTTTATTTAACATTTGTAAACACAATTATTCGATTTGTAAAACAATATTTATTAAACTATACTATCTTTCTAAGATGAATATTAATAGTAACTTTTGCAAAACTTGCTAATTAGTTTTGTCAAGAATTGTCATCTAAATTAACCATAAATCAAATTTATTTTATGAAAATATTACTTGTGGAGGATGACGAGTTTGTTGCTGAGGCTATCGTCGCTGTTCTGAATAACCAAAACTATGTAGTAGAAATTGCCCCCGATGGTGAAACAGCTTGGGATTTAGTGGAAATATTTGATTATGACTTAATACTTTTAGATGTCATCCTCCCGAAGTTAGATGGTATTAGTCTTTGCCGTAAAATAAGACTTCATGGTTTGCAAATGCCAATCATGTTGTTGACTGGGTGCGATAGCAGTCACGAGAAGGCTACAGGATTAGATGCAGGTGCCGATGACTACCTGGTTAAACCCTTCGATCAAGAGGAATTAATTGCACGGGTGCGAGCGCTGTTGCGTCGGGGTGTTATTCCGTCACAACCTGTGTTGGAATGGAATAATTTACGGCTCGACCCGACAAGTTGTGAAGTCACTTATGGCGAACAACCGCTATCATTAACAAAAAAAGAATATGCGTTGCTAGAACTTTTTTTGCGAAACAGTCACCGCGTATTTAGCTGCGGCATGATTTTAGAACATCTTTGGTCTTATAATGACGCTCCAGGTGAAGAAGCCGTTCGCACTCATATTAAAGGGTTGCGAACGAAGCTTAGAAGTGTGGGAGCTCCAGGAAATCTGGTTGAAACAGTTTATGGAATTGGCTATCGTCTCAAGCTAGCGAAAGAGGACAGGGGGACAGGGGGACAGGAGGAGGACACTTCCGTGCGGGGGTGGAGGAGTTCAGAACGTGTCCGTGGAGAAGGGGCAGGGGGCGCTTCGGTGCAGGGGGAGTTTGTCTCCTCGTCTTCCTTGTCTTCCCCATCTCCCCATCCCCCCCTCTCCCCCACTTCTTCATCACCGACTCCAAAGCAGACATTATTAGCGATCGCCTCAGTTTGGAACCGATTTAAAGGACGGGTGGGTGAACAGGTGACTTTGTTGGAGGAAGCTGCTGTTGCATCTAGTGACAATGTTTTGAATCAAGAACTCCGCAAACAAGCATTTCAAGAAGCTCATACTTTAGCAGGATCGTTAGGTACTTTTGGCTTTCCTCTAGGCTCAAAGTTGGCACGAAAAATTGAGCATCTACTGAAAACTGATAAAACTTTGACTAAAGCGGAAACGACGCAGTTTCAAAGTTGGGTAGAGCTATTGCGTCAAGAAATTGCGCGAAATCAGGATGAGACTGTTTCTTCTTCACTTCCAGATGAATATCCTGTGCTGTTGGTAGTCGATCGCGATCGCTCGCTCGCTTCCCAACTTGCAATTGATGCATCAAATTTCAAAGTGGCGATCGCAACCGATATTCAAACCGCCATCCAGAAGTTGTACCAAGAACATCCCAGCGCAGTACTATTAGATCCGAGCGTTTCCCCACTTGAATCCGACAGCTTGCGTTTACTTTGGGAGTTGAAAGACCGCAAACCACGAGTCAGCGTGATAGTATTTACCGAACAAAGCGATTTTAGCCATAGATTGCAAGTTGCTCGCCACGGTGGACACACATTTTTACAAAAACCCTTACCCATTGCACAGATACTACAGGCAGTGACACAAGTATTGCAACATGCACCTGATGCAGAAGCTCATGTCTTAGCTGTAGACGACGATCCGAAAATAGGTGCGCTGTTGCAAGTATTGCTGACACCTTGGGGAATCAAGGTGACAACCCTCAGCGATCCGCAACGTTTTTGGGAAACTCTGGAATCTGTAAAACCAGATTTTCTGATTTTGGATGTGGAAATGCCGGATGTCAATGGTATGGAGATTTGCCAGGTAGTACGCAACGATCCGCGTTGGAGTGAATTGCCGATTTTATTTTTGACAGTTCATAACGATGCTAATATTATTGATCGGGTGTTTGCAGTCGGTGCAGATGACTTTGTAAGCAAGCCAATCGTCGGACCAGAACTTGTCACTCGCATTATCAATCGTCTGGAAAGGATTAAATTACGGCAGCGTCTTGCCCAAACTCAACAAGCTGAAGCTGCTGCTAGCAAGAATGATATAACCCGCATTCGCCAACAAACAACAGTTGCTAAATTGGCTCAGTCAGCTTTGTCTGGCAAAGATTTTTCAAGCTTGATGAATGAAGCTGTGGAGATTATAGCACAAAATTTGGAAGTTGAATACTGTAATATATCGGAATTTCTGCCAAAAGAAAACACCTTGGTGCTGCGCTCTGGGGTGGGCTGGGATGCGGAATTTATCGGGCAAGAAATAATCAATTTAGACGCGGTTGTACTCTCTCCTGTGATTATTGAAGATTTAGAAACATCTGAGAGTAATTCCTTTTTGCAGCAACATCAAGTTAAGAGCGGCTTAAGTGTACCAATTTGCACACAGAATCGAATTTATGGCGTTTTAGGAGCTTATACGCGCAAAAAACGGACTTTCAGTTTAGATGATATGAATTTTGTCCAAGCGATCGCAAACATCTTGTCAGCGGCACTTGAGCGGCAGCAAACTGAGCAAGCTTTACGTAAAGGTAAGGGCGAATTAGAATTAAGGGTAGCAGAACGCACAGCAGAATTAATTAGAATTAATCAACAACTTCAGTTAGAACTTAATGAGCGTCAACGCACACAAGAAGCATTGCGAAACTCTCAAAGTCGATTTGCGGGAATTGTAGAAATCGCCGATGATGCAATTATTTCGATTGATAGCAGCCAACGCATTACCTTATTTAACCAAGGGGCAGAAAAAATTTTTGGATACACGGCAGCAGAAGTGCTAGGACAGCCAATGGAAGTACTGTTACCGTTGCGATATATTAAAACACATCGTCAGCATGTAAGTGAATTTGGCAACTCGACAAAAGTCGCTCGTCGCATGGGAGAACGTCGTGAGATTTATGGTTGTCGCAAAGATGGTAGTGAATTTCCGGCAGAAGCTTCGATTTCTAAGTTAAAGCTGGGTGAAGAAACAGTATATACCGTTTACTTGCAAGATATTAGCGATCGCAAGCAAGTTGAACGCATGAAAGATGAGTTTGTCTCCGTCACCAGTCACGAACTTCGCACTCCTTTAACTTCAATTCACGGCTCATTAAAAATGCTGGCAAGTGATTTAATTAAGTCAGATTCTGAACAAGGAAAACGTCTGTTAGAAATAGCTGTTAATAGTAGCGAGCGTTTGGTGCGTTTAGTCAACGACATTCTTGACATTGAGCGCATCAAGTCGGGCAAAGTGAAAATGGAAAAACAAACCTGCAACATTGCCGACTTGATTACACAAGCAGTAAATGTAATTCAGCCGCTTGCCGAGGCAGCCAATGTTACTTTATCTGTTTCTAGCTTATCGCTTCTTCTCTGGGTAGATGGCGATCGCATCGTCCAAACTTTAACTAACCTATTAAGTAACGCGATTAAATTCTCCAACCTCGGTGCAACTATCCAAGTTAGCGCTGAGTTGAGAAATCAAGAAGGAGGACAAGGAGGACAAGGGGACAACCAGACAAGGGGACAACCAGACAAGGGGAGCCACTTGCGTGCGGAGGTCACGAACGTTGAGCAAAGTGGGGTGACAAGGAAAATAATTCTTTCTCCCCATCCCCCCCTCTTTCCATCTCCCCCTCTCCCCCTCCCCCCTTCTTCCTACCTCCTCATCTGTGTAAAAGATACTGGACGCGGCATTCCTCCTGATAAACTTGAAAGTATATTTGAGCGCTTTCAACAGGTAGACTCTTCAGATTCTCGCAACTATGATGGCACTGGTTTGGGCTTGGCAATTTGCAAAAGCATTGTGCAACAGCATGGCGGATGTATTTGGGCGGAAAGTGTGCTGGGTGAAGGTAGTAATTTTTACTTAGCTTTGCCTGTAGTTCAGTCCCAAGATTCTGAATTACTGTTTTCTTAAGGAAGAGTGCTGTTTAAGGTAAAAGTATTAATGGTCACAAAGCGTATTCTGGTAGTTGATAATGAAGAGTACATCCAAGAAGTTGCTAAGATTTGCTTAGAAACTGTCGCAGGCTGGGAAGTACTGACAGCAGGTTCGGGATCGGAAGGTATAAACAAAGCCGAAACTTACCAACCTGATGCAATTCTTTTGGATGTAATGATGCCAGAAATGGATGGTATGACTACCTTTAGCAAATTACAGGCGAATCCGGCAACTCAAGCAATCCCGGTAATTTTTTTAACAGCAAAAATCCAAACTTCTGACAAGCGCCGCTATGCTCAGATGGGTATGCCGAGCGCGATCGCCAAACCCTTCAATCCTCTAGAATTAGCAGGACAAATCGCCAACGCTCTCGGCTGGAATTAAGGGGGTAATAGAGAATGGGTAATAGGTAATCGGTGTCACCAATTACCCATTACCAATTACCCATTACCAATTCCCAATTCCCCTTAATCCTCATTTTCTAATAATTGCTTTGCCTTGAGAAGTTGCCGCTGATGTTCTTCACTAACGGTGGGATATTTCAGATTAAGTTCTTTTAATTTGCTACAGATGATGTCGGCAACTACTAGACGTGTAAACCATTTGCGATCGGCAGGAATAATATACCAAGGTGCTGATTTAGTGCTGGTATGATTAAAAATATCTTCGTAAGCTTGCATGTAATCATCCCAAAACGCTCTTTCAACCACATCGCTGGCAGAGAACTTCCAATTTTTTTCCGGCGTTTCGATGCGTGCTAAAAAGCGTTTTTTCTGTTCTGATTTAGAAACATTCAGAAAAAACTTGAGAATGATTATTCCATTATTTACCAAATATTTTTCAAAATTATTGATTTCTTCAAAGCGCTGCTGCCAAATTCGATTATCTTCAGGAATGTAGGGAAGTTGTTGCTTTTTCAGTAGTTCTGGATGCACGCGAACTACTAAAGTTTCCTCATAATATGAGCGGTTGAATATCCCAACTCGACCTCGTTCTGGTAAAGCTTTCATACTGCGCCAAAGATAATCGTGGTCAAGTTCTTCCGCACTCGGTTGTTTGAAACTGAATACTTGACATCCTTGGGGATTAACACCAGACATTACATGTTTGATAGTGCTGTCTTTCCCAGCCGCATCCATTGCTTGAAAAATAATTAGCAACGCATAAGTGTTTTGAGCATAAAGAATATTTTGGTATTTTGCTAATCGTTCAACATCTGCCTGCAATTTTCTTTGCGCTTCAGCTTTTTCTTGGTAATCATCTTTATAAGCTGGGTCGTAGTCTTTTTGCAAAGAAATCTTTGCTCCAGGTCGAACTATAAAAGCGTCATGATTCATAAGTCATAAATTTAAAATTCCAATACCAAGATACTATTTTGATTGCTTCACTTTAATTCCAATTTAAAAATAATACCTCAAAAAAATTAATTTTTCTTTAATTCCCCCCTGCCCCCCTGCCCCCCTACTCCCTACTCCCTACTTTCTAGGACGCATCGCTTCTCGACCGAGCATAAACATCCCTGCCACGCCCAAGTTGACAAACCAAACATATTGATACCAGTATTGGCGAATCTGCTCAACTGTACTGAGTTCTGGATGCAGCGTGTTCAAGTATAACAGCAGGACAACAACCATCAGCGCCCCAAAACCAACAAAGCTTAAACCAAGGCGAATTCGTGGCGATCGCATTTCCCAATCGCTAATTTTCTCCAGATCAATCAACGCTAAATCTGTCAGCGAATCTTCTGCTACTTCTTGCAGTTCTTGCAATCTATTTCCCAACTTTGGCGGCAAAATTGGCATCAGTGTTGCTACGGTAGGGCGACGTAGCAAAGCTTCAGTATCCCGCAGCAATTCCAGTGGCTTACGAGTAGTTGCTTGAGCAAATTCTATATTATTTGTCGCACTTTCGCCTGTAGTTTTGCGTTGAAAATCCATAGCACATTTTGAAAAAACCAGGATATCAATAGCGTAGCGAATCAGTGGGAGAGTGGGGGAGTGGGGGATGGGGGGATGGGGGGGATAATTTCTTTCTATTACCTATTACCTATTACCTATTCCCTATTACCTATTCCCTAAGACGATTGCAGTTGTTCGAGTTTTGCGAGAACTTCTGTACTGTGGATGCTTGGATTGACTTTGACAAAAGTCTCGCGGAGGATGCCGTTTGGATCGATGATAAAGCTGTGGCGCATGGAGACAAAGCCAATCCAAGAACCGTAAGCTTTACTAACCGATCCGGTGGTATCAGCCAGTAAGGGGAATTTTAACCCTTCTGAATCACAAAATTCGGCGTGTGAATTAACGTCATCAGCACTGACACCGATAATTTGCGCGTTTTTTTCCACGTATTTGGGCAAGTCTTGCTGAAAACGACGCGCTTCTATGGTGCAACCAGCGGTGAAGTCTTTGGGATAAAAGTAGAGGACTGTCCACTTACCACGCAAGTCAGACAGAGAAATTTCACCATCACCAGTGTTGGTTGGCAAGGTAAATAAAGGTGCGGGTTGATTAATTGCTGGGAGTTTGCCTCCTAAAGCATTAGCAGCAGGGGTAAAATTCAACCAAGTAATGACAGCAAAGCAGCTGGCAAATAATATACTCAAAAAAGTGCGACGATAAATCATGTGCAGACCAAAATTACAACTTTACATAAGTTTACAATTTTTGGTGGCTGCTATTCTCACTCTTTGTGAGATATATCCGGGGTGTCTGTGCTTTCGATGTATTGGCTATCGAGGAGAAAGGT
Coding sequences:
- a CDS encoding response regulator — its product is MVTKRILVVDNEEYIQEVAKICLETVAGWEVLTAGSGSEGINKAETYQPDAILLDVMMPEMDGMTTFSKLQANPATQAIPVIFLTAKIQTSDKRRYAQMGMPSAIAKPFNPLELAGQIANALGWN
- a CDS encoding response regulator produces the protein MKILLVEDDEFVAEAIVAVLNNQNYVVEIAPDGETAWDLVEIFDYDLILLDVILPKLDGISLCRKIRLHGLQMPIMLLTGCDSSHEKATGLDAGADDYLVKPFDQEELIARVRALLRRGVIPSQPVLEWNNLRLDPTSCEVTYGEQPLSLTKKEYALLELFLRNSHRVFSCGMILEHLWSYNDAPGEEAVRTHIKGLRTKLRSVGAPGNLVETVYGIGYRLKLAKEDRGTGGQEEDTSVRGWRSSERVRGEGAGGASVQGEFVSSSSLSSPSPHPPLSPTSSSPTPKQTLLAIASVWNRFKGRVGEQVTLLEEAAVASSDNVLNQELRKQAFQEAHTLAGSLGTFGFPLGSKLARKIEHLLKTDKTLTKAETTQFQSWVELLRQEIARNQDETVSSSLPDEYPVLLVVDRDRSLASQLAIDASNFKVAIATDIQTAIQKLYQEHPSAVLLDPSVSPLESDSLRLLWELKDRKPRVSVIVFTEQSDFSHRLQVARHGGHTFLQKPLPIAQILQAVTQVLQHAPDAEAHVLAVDDDPKIGALLQVLLTPWGIKVTTLSDPQRFWETLESVKPDFLILDVEMPDVNGMEICQVVRNDPRWSELPILFLTVHNDANIIDRVFAVGADDFVSKPIVGPELVTRIINRLERIKLRQRLAQTQQAEAAASKNDITRIRQQTTVAKLAQSALSGKDFSSLMNEAVEIIAQNLEVEYCNISEFLPKENTLVLRSGVGWDAEFIGQEIINLDAVVLSPVIIEDLETSESNSFLQQHQVKSGLSVPICTQNRIYGVLGAYTRKKRTFSLDDMNFVQAIANILSAALERQQTEQALRKGKGELELRVAERTAELIRINQQLQLELNERQRTQEALRNSQSRFAGIVEIADDAIISIDSSQRITLFNQGAEKIFGYTAAEVLGQPMEVLLPLRYIKTHRQHVSEFGNSTKVARRMGERREIYGCRKDGSEFPAEASISKLKLGEETVYTVYLQDISDRKQVERMKDEFVSVTSHELRTPLTSIHGSLKMLASDLIKSDSEQGKRLLEIAVNSSERLVRLVNDILDIERIKSGKVKMEKQTCNIADLITQAVNVIQPLAEAANVTLSVSSLSLLLWVDGDRIVQTLTNLLSNAIKFSNLGATIQVSAELRNQEGGQGGQGDNQTRGQPDKGSHLRAEVTNVEQSGVTRKIILSPHPPLFPSPPLPLPPSSYLLICVKDTGRGIPPDKLESIFERFQQVDSSDSRNYDGTGLGLAICKSIVQQHGGCIWAESVLGEGSNFYLALPVVQSQDSELLFS
- a CDS encoding polyphosphate kinase 2 family protein, with translation MNHDAFIVRPGAKISLQKDYDPAYKDDYQEKAEAQRKLQADVERLAKYQNILYAQNTYALLIIFQAMDAAGKDSTIKHVMSGVNPQGCQVFSFKQPSAEELDHDYLWRSMKALPERGRVGIFNRSYYEETLVVRVHPELLKKQQLPYIPEDNRIWQQRFEEINNFEKYLVNNGIIILKFFLNVSKSEQKKRFLARIETPEKNWKFSASDVVERAFWDDYMQAYEDIFNHTSTKSAPWYIIPADRKWFTRLVVADIICSKLKELNLKYPTVSEEHQRQLLKAKQLLENED
- a CDS encoding adenosine-specific kinase; translated protein: MEIKSVVMEIPEGSNIIVGQTHFIKTVEDLYEIMVASSPQVKFGIAFCEASQLCLIRLAGNDRHLQQIANINAQAIAAGHCFVILLKQAYPINFLNAIKQCPEVCNIYCATANPVEVIVAQTQQGRGILGVVDGFSPRGVENADEVKARQNFLRQIGYKF
- a CDS encoding peroxiredoxin, whose protein sequence is MIYRRTFLSILFASCFAVITWLNFTPAANALGGKLPAINQPAPLFTLPTNTGDGEISLSDLRGKWTVLYFYPKDFTAGCTIEARRFQQDLPKYVEKNAQIIGVSADDVNSHAEFCDSEGLKFPLLADTTGSVSKAYGSWIGFVSMRHSFIIDPNGILRETFVKVNPSIHSTEVLAKLEQLQSS